Proteins encoded by one window of Deinococcus sedimenti:
- a CDS encoding thermonuclease family protein, which yields MRALMPLLLLSTAAAQVPATVSGIPTVTDGDTLVIRGVKVRLFGIDAPESSQTCTRAGKVYGCGREAAFALADLVRNKTVTCTRKDTDRYGRMVGVCAVGGTEINRWLVQQGWALPYLQYGGGIYSSAAGQAKSAKRGLYAGTFQNPWDYRKNPGSPPTAGTARTNTVPPAPATTGVTYANCAAVRAAGKAPLLRGQPGYAPKLDRDSDGVACE from the coding sequence ATGCGCGCCCTGATGCCCCTGCTGCTCCTGTCGACCGCTGCCGCGCAGGTCCCCGCCACGGTGAGCGGTATTCCGACCGTCACGGACGGGGACACCCTCGTGATCCGGGGCGTGAAGGTGCGTCTCTTCGGGATTGACGCGCCGGAATCCAGTCAGACCTGCACCCGCGCCGGGAAGGTGTACGGCTGCGGGCGGGAGGCGGCGTTCGCCCTGGCGGACCTCGTGCGGAACAAGACCGTCACCTGCACCCGCAAGGACACCGACCGCTACGGGCGCATGGTCGGCGTGTGTGCCGTCGGCGGGACGGAGATCAACCGCTGGCTGGTGCAGCAGGGTTGGGCGCTCCCCTACCTGCAGTACGGCGGCGGAATCTACAGCAGCGCGGCGGGCCAGGCGAAGAGCGCGAAACGAGGCCTGTACGCCGGCACCTTCCAGAACCCATGGGACTACCGGAAGAACCCGGGCAGTCCGCCCACGGCCGGGACCGCCCGGACGAATACCGTGCCCCCCGCCCCGGCCACGACCGGCGTCACCTACGCGAACTGCGCTGCCGTCCGCGCTGCTGGGAAGGCGCCCCTCCTGCGCGGCCAGCCGGGCTACGCGCCAAAACTCGACCGGGACAGCGACGGGGTGGCCTGCGAGTAA